The following coding sequences are from one Campylobacter sp. RM16187 window:
- a CDS encoding ammonia-forming cytochrome c nitrite reductase subunit c552, with the protein MKNKLLFSIIFILAVIGGAGMFALFSDISEKKAQERHYPLMLNKVSDLNPDIREWGKNFPTQYDDSVAMKDIFFETPFAGSVPYSKLMRWPAATVFWQGYAFAVDYNRPRLHFYQQIDQIETMRNNKEYLNAHGLPAFNGQPGFCVNCHTGHLTAIINDPSYTVLRTDPTESSKQDMPFFDIDKENGKARKEAWAKMNAIPYFDVMKMVEEKHGKDAYGGSHLGSSCADCHHPDDMSLRVTRPGFVNAMVKRGYEADIKQGIKATRAEMRDYVCMQCHVEYYPGKQATLVFPWSKWPKDEPFKIEMFDQHFDEMHDKGLFLSDYKHKQTDAKMIKMQHPEAELHSTSIHARSGVTCVDCHMPYKRVGATKVTNHIVQTPFADITASCKTCHMQSEDELKDRISFIQNRHAHELRKCENDLLSLIEDLKTARVELAKHSDFSGLAPDEQKKSISEALKEPLWMHRKAHIRWDFAFSENSYGFHGPQESARIIGQCQSIAREGQLHLANTLSKYGITIALTQTATIPEPPAKIELHHGLVGTPPSDRLKKLDEDVKNLNFK; encoded by the coding sequence ATGAAAAATAAACTATTGTTTAGTATAATTTTTATTCTAGCTGTTATCGGCGGCGCAGGAATGTTCGCACTATTTAGCGATATCAGTGAGAAAAAGGCGCAAGAGAGGCACTACCCTCTAATGCTTAACAAGGTTAGTGACCTAAACCCTGATATCAGAGAGTGGGGCAAAAATTTCCCGACTCAATATGATGATTCAGTAGCGATGAAAGATATCTTTTTTGAGACACCTTTTGCCGGCTCGGTACCTTACAGCAAGCTCATGAGATGGCCTGCCGCTACCGTTTTTTGGCAAGGATACGCATTTGCAGTAGATTATAATAGACCTAGACTGCACTTCTATCAGCAAATCGACCAAATAGAGACAATGAGAAATAACAAAGAGTATCTAAATGCTCACGGTCTTCCTGCATTTAATGGGCAGCCGGGTTTTTGTGTAAACTGCCACACAGGTCACCTAACGGCTATAATCAATGATCCTAGTTATACGGTATTACGCACAGATCCAACAGAATCAAGCAAGCAAGACATGCCTTTCTTTGATATTGATAAAGAGAATGGAAAAGCAAGAAAAGAAGCTTGGGCCAAGATGAATGCTATACCATATTTTGATGTAATGAAAATGGTTGAGGAAAAACACGGAAAAGATGCTTATGGAGGCTCTCACTTGGGTTCAAGTTGTGCAGACTGCCACCATCCTGACGATATGAGTTTAAGAGTTACAAGACCTGGATTTGTTAATGCTATGGTTAAACGCGGATACGAGGCTGATATAAAACAAGGCATCAAGGCTACAAGAGCCGAGATGAGAGACTATGTCTGTATGCAATGTCACGTAGAATACTATCCTGGAAAACAGGCTACTTTAGTATTCCCATGGTCAAAATGGCCAAAAGATGAGCCGTTTAAAATAGAGATGTTTGATCAACATTTCGATGAGATGCATGATAAAGGTCTATTCTTGTCGGACTATAAACATAAACAAACCGATGCCAAAATGATAAAGATGCAGCACCCTGAGGCAGAATTACACTCTACAAGTATTCACGCCAGGAGCGGAGTAACTTGCGTGGATTGCCATATGCCTTATAAGAGAGTTGGCGCAACAAAAGTTACAAACCATATAGTTCAAACTCCTTTTGCAGATATAACAGCAAGTTGTAAAACATGCCACATGCAAAGCGAGGATGAGCTAAAAGATAGAATTTCATTTATTCAAAATCGCCATGCTCACGAGCTTAGAAAATGCGAAAACGACCTGTTGTCCTTAATTGAAGATCTAAAAACAGCAAGAGTTGAGCTGGCTAAACATAGTGATTTTTCAGGGCTTGCACCTGATGAGCAGAAAAAATCTATAAGCGAAGCCTTAAAAGAGCCTCTATGGATGCACAGAAAAGCGCATATTAGATGGGATTTTGCGTTTAGTGAGAATAGCTACGGATTCCACGGGCCACAAGAGTCTGCTAGAATCATAGGACAATGCCAATCAATCGCAAGAGAGGGGCAACTGCACCTAGCCAATACTCTATCTAAATACGGTATAACAATAGCTCTAACACAAACAGCTACCATACCTGAGCCACCTGCAAAAATTGAATTGCACCATGGTCTAGTCGGAACTCCTCCGTCAGACAGACTAAAGAAACTTGACGAAGACGTCAAAAATCTAAACTTTAAATAA
- a CDS encoding XRE family transcriptional regulator yields MLNLPEITTEEENNKFLDAVASNVKKIRQDRSLSQLETALSIGQASSGFYANMENNAHGKHFNLLHLFKLSKLFKCDICDFFKDTEIKK; encoded by the coding sequence ATGCTAAATTTACCGGAAATAACAACAGAAGAAGAGAATAATAAATTTTTAGATGCTGTCGCTTCAAACGTAAAGAAGATTAGGCAGGATAGAAGCTTAAGTCAGCTCGAAACCGCTCTTAGTATAGGACAAGCATCAAGCGGATTTTACGCTAACATGGAAAACAACGCTCACGGCAAACACTTTAATCTGCTACATCTATTTAAACTATCCAAACTATTTAAATGTGATATTTGCGATTTTTTTAAGGATACCGAAATAAAAAAATAA
- a CDS encoding DNA ligase, with the protein MRIFTLVLLFFATFALHSLASEQVGKNTKFELLKLSEFDQKDVSGYLASEKLDGVRAYWDGENLLSRSGKKINAPKNFTLNFPSFALDGELYTKRGEFEKIQSIVMDKNPDEKAWQEIKFYVFDAPSSEKGLLKRLEKLENFLSKNEISGEKIKIIKQIKLRDNAHLEEILDEIIALGGEGVVVRKPNLAYYHGRSKNDMKYKKFKDAECEVVSLNEGSGKFKGKLGSVTCETSDKKRFKIGSGFSDEERINPPKIGEVITYKFQNLTANGLPRFPVFVRVRKD; encoded by the coding sequence TTGAGAATTTTTACTCTTGTTTTGCTGTTTTTTGCTACTTTTGCCTTGCACTCTTTAGCGAGCGAGCAAGTAGGTAAAAACACAAAATTTGAGCTTTTAAAACTTAGCGAATTTGATCAAAAGGATGTAAGCGGATATCTTGCAAGCGAAAAGCTTGACGGAGTTAGAGCTTATTGGGACGGAGAAAATTTACTCTCAAGAAGCGGCAAAAAGATAAATGCTCCTAAAAATTTCACTTTGAATTTTCCGTCTTTTGCGCTTGACGGTGAGCTTTATACGAAGCGAGGCGAGTTTGAAAAAATCCAGTCGATAGTGATGGATAAAAATCCTGATGAAAAGGCTTGGCAAGAGATAAAATTTTACGTTTTTGACGCTCCAAGCAGTGAAAAGGGACTGCTTAAACGCCTTGAAAAGCTTGAAAATTTTCTATCAAAAAATGAGATTAGCGGCGAAAAAATAAAGATAATCAAGCAGATAAAATTAAGAGATAATGCCCATCTTGAAGAAATTTTAGATGAGATAATTGCACTTGGCGGCGAAGGCGTGGTAGTTCGTAAGCCAAATTTAGCCTATTATCACGGCAGAAGTAAAAACGATATGAAATATAAAAAATTTAAGGACGCAGAGTGCGAGGTCGTTTCACTTAATGAAGGCAGTGGCAAATTTAAAGGCAAGCTTGGCTCTGTTACCTGCGAAACAAGCGATAAAAAGCGCTTTAAGATAGGCTCAGGCTTTAGCGATGAGGAGCGAATAAATCCACCAAAAATCGGCGAAGTGATAACATACAAATTTCAAAATTTAACCGCAAACGGACTTCCTAGATTTCCTGTTTTTGTAAGAGTTAGAAAGGATTAA
- a CDS encoding NAD-dependent epimerase — MKILVTGTAGFIGFHLSLALAKRGDEVVGLDNINDYYDVNLKYARLETAGFSRQDIKENELITSCKYPNLHFIKADLADLSVLERLFSEFKFDCVVNLAAQAGVRYSLINPHAYVQSNIVGFVNLLECARKFELKNFVYASSSSVYGLNEKMPFSTHHSTEHPISLYAASKKSNEMMAHTYSHLFGLPTTGLRFFTVYGPWGRPDMALFLFVDAALKNEAINVFNHGKMKRDFTYIDDIVKGIIKCVDNPASPNSSWSGLNPDPATSKAPYKIYNIGNNNPVELMDYIKAIEIKIGREIKKNFMPIQAGDVPATYADVSGLIDDFGYKPSTSVNEGVAKFVEWYCEFYGVKI, encoded by the coding sequence ATGAAAATTTTAGTAACTGGAACGGCTGGATTTATCGGATTTCACCTCTCACTTGCACTTGCAAAGCGTGGCGATGAAGTAGTCGGGCTTGATAATATCAACGACTATTACGACGTAAATTTAAAATACGCAAGGCTTGAAACTGCGGGCTTTAGCAGGCAAGATATCAAAGAAAATGAGCTGATAACTTCTTGCAAATATCCGAATTTGCACTTTATCAAAGCTGATTTGGCTGATTTAAGCGTGCTTGAAAGGCTTTTTAGCGAGTTTAAATTTGACTGTGTAGTAAATTTAGCCGCTCAAGCAGGGGTTCGTTATTCGCTAATTAACCCTCACGCTTACGTGCAAAGCAATATTGTAGGCTTTGTAAATCTGCTTGAGTGCGCACGTAAATTTGAGCTAAAAAACTTCGTATATGCAAGCTCGAGCTCGGTTTACGGGCTAAATGAAAAGATGCCTTTTAGTACGCATCACAGCACCGAGCATCCTATTAGCCTATATGCGGCTAGTAAAAAGAGTAACGAAATGATGGCTCACACTTATAGTCATCTTTTTGGTTTGCCGACAACCGGGCTTAGGTTTTTTACCGTTTATGGACCTTGGGGGCGACCTGATATGGCGCTATTTTTGTTTGTTGATGCTGCGCTTAAAAACGAGGCTATCAACGTCTTTAACCACGGCAAGATGAAGCGCGATTTTACCTATATCGATGACATCGTAAAAGGCATAATTAAGTGCGTGGATAACCCGGCTTCGCCAAATTCTTCTTGGAGCGGCTTAAATCCCGACCCCGCAACATCAAAAGCACCTTATAAAATTTACAATATCGGCAATAATAATCCGGTCGAGCTTATGGACTACATAAAGGCGATCGAGATAAAAATCGGCAGAGAGATAAAGAAAAATTTTATGCCGATACAAGCAGGCGACGTACCTGCAACTTATGCTGATGTAAGCGGGCTTATAGATGACTTTGGCTACAAGCCAAGCACTAGCGTAAATGAGGGTGTGGCGAAATTTGTAGAGTGGTATTGCGAGTTTTACGGAGTTAAAATTTGA
- a CDS encoding 3'-5' exonuclease: protein MSKSYICVFDCETVPDTALLRRVYGYRGSDLDVCKAAFWDQKEASGSEFLPVMFHKVVAISAVMADEFGRFLRVSTMKGENEQEILAKFINFINEYNPRLISFNGRGFDLPMIMVRSMRYNLSCPAYFESDNKELNKNKWENYRSRYDGRFHLDLLDHISDFRAVSGLKLDTLCASLNLPGKYDIHGDQVMQLFFAGEIAKINEYCESDTLNTYWLFLKYELLRGNLTKDDYASFLADMSEFLIQKCSQMGYTPVFCEAIEMELARLKGELDYEIVTREFDEDEEDDNESERIGIDELEDHLAKSGFGGMVKKASEINLKAKNQPKFEERLPEINLDDE, encoded by the coding sequence GTGTCTAAAAGTTATATTTGTGTATTTGATTGTGAAACTGTTCCTGATACTGCGCTTTTAAGGAGAGTTTACGGATATAGAGGCAGTGATTTGGATGTTTGTAAAGCTGCATTTTGGGATCAAAAAGAGGCTAGCGGAAGCGAATTTTTACCGGTGATGTTTCATAAAGTAGTCGCAATATCTGCGGTAATGGCGGATGAATTTGGCAGATTTTTACGCGTTAGCACAATGAAAGGTGAAAATGAGCAGGAAATTTTGGCCAAATTTATAAATTTCATCAATGAGTATAATCCGCGATTAATTAGTTTTAATGGACGCGGTTTTGATCTGCCGATGATTATGGTGCGGTCCATGCGTTATAATCTAAGCTGCCCTGCCTATTTTGAAAGCGATAACAAGGAGCTTAATAAAAATAAGTGGGAAAATTATAGAAGCAGATATGATGGGCGCTTTCATCTTGATTTGCTTGATCATATTAGTGATTTTCGTGCCGTTAGCGGGCTAAAGCTTGATACTCTTTGCGCGAGTCTAAATTTGCCCGGAAAATACGATATTCACGGCGATCAGGTTATGCAGCTGTTTTTTGCGGGTGAGATAGCCAAGATCAATGAATACTGCGAGTCTGATACTTTAAATACATATTGGCTGTTTTTAAAATATGAGCTTTTGCGTGGAAATTTAACAAAAGACGATTACGCTAGCTTTTTAGCCGACATGAGTGAATTTTTGATTCAAAAATGCTCACAAATGGGTTATACGCCCGTATTTTGTGAGGCTATCGAAATGGAACTTGCAAGGCTAAAGGGTGAGCTTGATTACGAGATAGTGACTAGAGAATTTGATGAAGACGAAGAGGATGATAATGAGTCAGAACGTATAGGCATTGATGAGCTTGAGGATCATTTGGCTAAAAGCGGATTTGGCGGTATGGTAAAAAAGGCTAGCGAGATTAATTTGAAGGCTAAAAATCAACCTAAATTTGAAGAGAGATTGCCGGAAATTAACCTTGATGATGAGTGA
- the waaC gene encoding lipopolysaccharide heptosyltransferase I: protein MSQDLKSQSLKIAIIKLSALGDIVHASIVLEFIKKNLESAGINYDISWIVDEKFAEILEGHELISNLIKIPLKDKKFLRTYKILKDAGKFHIAIDLQGLIKSAIVAKILDTKIIYGFDKNSVKENLASLFYTHKFSCDYNENIIIRNLSLTAFALGFKFERDEILNKKPCLMAYEKAEKNEPKRILIAPFASEESKCYDKFKRVIKMLSNYKVHVCFGNKKEFDKLEEIVKYTSADVLEKMSLKELVKFINGCDLVIGNDSGITHIAWAQNIPSITLFGNRPSQRNAYITNKNIVIDACKKIDARKIDKNDFCIREIKPEIIAEAAERILNA, encoded by the coding sequence ATGAGCCAAGATTTAAAGAGCCAAAGCCTTAAAATAGCCATCATAAAACTCTCCGCGCTAGGCGATATCGTACATGCTAGTATAGTGCTCGAGTTTATCAAAAAAAATCTCGAATCAGCCGGCATAAACTATGATATTTCATGGATAGTAGATGAAAAATTTGCCGAGATATTAGAAGGTCATGAGCTAATTTCAAATCTAATAAAAATTCCGCTAAAAGATAAAAAATTTCTAAGAACCTATAAAATTTTAAAAGATGCAGGAAAATTTCATATAGCCATAGACTTACAAGGACTTATCAAATCGGCGATAGTTGCGAAAATTTTAGATACGAAAATAATTTACGGATTTGATAAAAATAGCGTCAAAGAAAACCTCGCAAGCCTATTTTATACTCACAAATTCTCATGCGACTACAACGAAAACATTATAATTAGAAATTTAAGCCTAACGGCTTTTGCGTTAGGATTTAAATTTGAAAGAGATGAAATTTTAAACAAAAAGCCATGCCTTATGGCTTATGAAAAAGCAGAAAAAAATGAGCCTAAACGCATACTTATAGCGCCTTTTGCAAGCGAAGAGAGTAAGTGCTATGATAAATTTAAAAGAGTTATCAAAATGCTTTCAAACTATAAAGTTCACGTATGCTTTGGTAACAAAAAAGAGTTTGACAAGCTAGAAGAGATCGTCAAATACACAAGTGCCGATGTTCTTGAAAAAATGTCCTTAAAAGAGCTTGTTAAGTTTATAAATGGCTGCGATCTCGTCATAGGAAACGATAGCGGGATAACTCATATCGCTTGGGCTCAAAATATCCCGTCTATAACGCTATTTGGCAACCGCCCTAGCCAGCGCAATGCCTATATCACAAATAAAAACATAGTAATAGATGCATGCAAAAAAATAGATGCCAGAAAGATAGATAAAAATGACTTTTGCATCCGCGAAATAAAGCCTGAAATCATAGCTGAAGCAGCCGAGAGAATACTAAATGCGTGA
- a CDS encoding lipid A biosynthesis lauroyl acyltransferase: protein MRDIFYLLIYWFFKFLLFILPDFLLSLFLNLIANLFYKFDKKHNKTIMANLNFAYENELTNEQKEQITKNVYKNYAKFAVNFIKNQNSTKEKILKRVKFKNLEIFTNALKSGRAIIVQTAHYGEWELFSLAMAAKFGPVSIVGRVLDSSVMQKILKANRTQFNIELIDKSGGAKQILKAIKERRLLGILVDQNTAKSDGIEVSFFGKRVLHTPSVSIFAQKSDAIIIPAFIRISDEDSKINEICFLEPIDIRNFSKDEAILKATQAQADVTEKFIRQKPDEYFWFHKRFKHFNEEIYR from the coding sequence ATGCGTGATATTTTTTATCTTTTGATCTATTGGTTTTTTAAATTTTTGCTCTTTATACTACCGGATTTTTTACTAAGCCTTTTTTTAAATTTGATCGCAAATTTGTTTTACAAATTCGATAAAAAGCACAATAAAACTATCATGGCAAATCTAAATTTCGCCTATGAAAACGAGCTTACAAACGAACAAAAAGAGCAGATAACAAAAAATGTATATAAAAATTACGCAAAATTTGCAGTTAATTTCATTAAAAATCAAAACAGCACAAAAGAAAAGATATTAAAAAGAGTCAAATTTAAAAATCTTGAAATTTTTACAAACGCTTTAAAATCAGGTCGTGCCATTATAGTCCAAACCGCTCATTATGGCGAATGGGAGTTATTTAGTCTAGCTATGGCGGCAAAATTTGGACCGGTAAGCATAGTAGGAAGAGTCCTTGATAGTAGTGTGATGCAAAAAATTCTAAAGGCTAACCGCACTCAATTTAATATAGAACTCATAGATAAATCAGGCGGTGCAAAACAGATTTTAAAGGCTATAAAAGAAAGAAGACTGCTTGGAATATTAGTCGATCAAAATACTGCTAAAAGCGATGGAATAGAAGTTAGCTTTTTTGGCAAAAGAGTTCTTCATACCCCATCGGTTAGTATATTTGCTCAAAAGAGCGATGCTATAATAATTCCGGCTTTTATAAGAATAAGCGATGAAGATAGCAAAATCAATGAAATTTGTTTTTTAGAACCTATTGATATTAGAAATTTTAGCAAAGACGAAGCGATTTTGAAGGCTACTCAAGCCCAAGCTGATGTTACAGAAAAATTTATTAGACAAAAACCGGATGAGTATTTTTGGTTTCATAAAAGATTTAAGCACTTCAATGAAGAAATTTACAGATGA
- a CDS encoding glycosyltransferase family 2 protein produces the protein MISVVILTLNSEKYLIEVLESVRFVDEVIVLDSGSTDKTEDICKDFENVKFYYQKWLGFGKQKQAGVNLATNDWVFVLDSDEVILEPLKEEILEILKKPKFDAYRVARLNFFFGKELRSMGLYPDFTIRLFNKNRANFDDKEVHEKVVVNGTISELKNYFKHYAYESIEQFIAKQNRYSSLGAKKNKLKAVFNPAWTFFKLFVLKGGFLDGWRGFIVAKLYSQYTFWKYIK, from the coding sequence ATGATTAGCGTAGTAATTTTGACATTAAATAGTGAAAAATATCTAATAGAAGTGCTTGAAAGCGTAAGATTCGTGGACGAAGTTATAGTCCTAGATAGCGGCTCGACAGATAAAACGGAAGACATTTGCAAAGACTTTGAAAACGTAAAATTTTACTATCAAAAATGGCTTGGATTTGGCAAGCAAAAGCAAGCTGGAGTAAATTTGGCTACAAACGATTGGGTGTTTGTTCTTGATAGCGATGAGGTTATCTTAGAGCCTTTAAAAGAGGAAATTTTAGAAATTTTAAAAAAGCCTAAATTTGATGCTTATAGGGTGGCTAGGCTAAATTTCTTTTTTGGCAAAGAGCTTCGTTCCATGGGACTATATCCTGACTTTACGATAAGGCTTTTTAATAAAAACAGAGCAAATTTTGATGACAAAGAGGTTCATGAAAAAGTTGTTGTAAACGGCACTATCAGCGAGCTAAAAAATTACTTTAAGCACTACGCTTATGAGAGCATAGAGCAGTTTATCGCCAAACAAAATCGCTACTCTAGCCTAGGGGCTAAAAAAAACAAGCTCAAGGCGGTATTTAATCCCGCATGGACTTTTTTTAAACTCTTTGTTTTAAAAGGCGGGTTTTTAGATGGCTGGCGCGGATTTATCGTAGCCAAGCTATATTCGCAATACACATTTTGGAAATATATAAAATGA
- the rfaQ gene encoding putative lipopolysaccharide heptosyltransferase III: protein MKKNKKFKILVMKFRNIGDVLLTTPLIANLKHHFPEAQIDFALNKGCEAMIEANPNIDNVYIYDREIVKNEGFLKKLWLELKFIHSIKKQKYDIAVQTTTGDRGIIIAKYAKAKKIIGFEGKNKTINKFITLKVPKIASKHTVERNLDVLKVLDLEPVSKKVEIFFDENLVDSLSLPETFVHFHLTSRWMFKCVKDEIMAELIDFCENELGVKVALTADKNEAEMKKIASVLALCKSTPLDFAGNLSLKEVAALSKKSALFVGVDTAIMHIAAANDTPIIAFFGPSGAFEWGPWDNDLMQSEYKERNGVQRMGKHTVFQQNLECVPCGKDGCDGSKISECLMDFDLEAVKEEIKRKLNI from the coding sequence ATGAAAAAAAATAAAAAATTTAAAATTTTAGTTATGAAATTTAGAAATATCGGCGACGTCTTGTTAACGACTCCGCTTATTGCCAACCTCAAGCATCACTTCCCTGAAGCGCAGATAGATTTTGCTCTAAATAAGGGTTGTGAGGCGATGATAGAGGCAAACCCGAACATAGATAACGTCTATATTTACGATAGGGAGATAGTCAAAAACGAGGGATTTTTAAAAAAACTATGGCTCGAGCTAAAATTTATACACTCAATCAAGAAACAAAAATACGATATCGCGGTGCAAACAACCACCGGAGATCGCGGAATAATAATAGCAAAATACGCAAAAGCTAAAAAAATCATAGGATTTGAGGGTAAAAACAAGACCATAAATAAATTTATCACCCTTAAAGTGCCAAAAATAGCCTCAAAACATACGGTAGAGCGAAATTTGGATGTACTTAAGGTGCTTGATTTGGAGCCTGTAAGTAAAAAAGTTGAGATATTTTTCGATGAAAATTTAGTAGATAGTCTAAGTTTACCCGAAACTTTCGTTCATTTTCACCTTACCAGTCGTTGGATGTTTAAATGCGTAAAAGATGAGATAATGGCCGAGCTTATTGATTTTTGCGAAAATGAACTGGGTGTAAAAGTAGCCTTAACTGCAGATAAAAACGAAGCCGAGATGAAAAAAATCGCTTCAGTTTTGGCTCTTTGCAAATCAACTCCACTAGATTTTGCAGGAAATTTGAGTCTAAAAGAGGTTGCCGCACTTAGTAAAAAATCGGCTCTTTTTGTGGGTGTAGATACTGCGATAATGCATATCGCCGCAGCAAATGACACTCCCATAATAGCATTTTTTGGTCCAAGCGGAGCCTTTGAATGGGGTCCTTGGGACAACGATTTAATGCAGTCAGAATACAAAGAGCGAAATGGAGTGCAAAGAATGGGAAAACACACGGTTTTTCAGCAAAACCTAGAGTGCGTGCCATGCGGTAAAGACGGCTGCGATGGAAGCAAGATAAGCGAGTGCTTGATGGATTTTGATTTAGAAGCCGTAAAAGAGGAGATAAAAAGAAAGCTAAATATTTAG
- a CDS encoding polysaccharide deacetylase family protein, giving the protein MSVVVLMYHHVLKDSGFITSSVNEFKEQMSFLSKNGYKALTPSEFLAYKKGELKLPKKSVFITFDDGWRDNFYYAYPILKEFGLKATIFLVTSWIEKASEQNALNRADFTPLTHKEAKKMAPENPGGLFLNWDEIEKMSDIFSFHSHTNAHNDDYFSSLPFKEDLQICKNIIKKRLGFDDKHLCWPRGEYDETRLKEAKELGYEIFYTTKRGVNLADGNLEEIRRIAAKKGAWWLKKSLLIYGNEAIHKIYSKFKD; this is encoded by the coding sequence GTGAGCGTAGTTGTTTTAATGTATCATCATGTCCTGAAAGATAGTGGATTTATAACAAGTAGCGTGAACGAATTTAAAGAGCAGATGAGCTTTTTGTCCAAAAACGGATACAAAGCTCTTACTCCTAGCGAATTTTTAGCTTATAAAAAAGGCGAGCTAAAATTGCCAAAAAAGAGCGTATTTATAACCTTTGATGATGGCTGGAGAGATAATTTTTATTATGCCTATCCTATTTTAAAAGAATTTGGATTAAAGGCTACAATATTTCTTGTAACATCTTGGATAGAGAAGGCTAGCGAGCAAAATGCATTAAATAGAGCAGATTTTACACCTCTTACTCACAAGGAGGCCAAGAAAATGGCTCCCGAAAATCCTGGCGGACTATTTTTAAACTGGGATGAGATAGAGAAAATGAGCGATATATTTAGCTTTCATTCTCATACGAATGCGCATAATGATGATTATTTTAGCAGTCTGCCATTTAAAGAGGATTTGCAAATTTGTAAAAACATCATAAAAAAACGCTTGGGATTTGATGATAAACACCTGTGTTGGCCCAGAGGAGAATATGATGAAACTAGGCTAAAGGAAGCTAAAGAGCTTGGATACGAGATATTTTATACTACTAAACGCGGCGTAAATTTAGCTGACGGAAATCTTGAAGAGATAAGAAGAATTGCAGCCAAAAAAGGAGCATGGTGGCTAAAAAAGAGCCTACTTATCTACGGTAATGAAGCTATACATAAAATTTATTCAAAATTTAAAGACTAA